The following are encoded in a window of Magnolia sinica isolate HGM2019 chromosome 11, MsV1, whole genome shotgun sequence genomic DNA:
- the LOC131219545 gene encoding inositol monophosphatase 3 — protein sequence MAENYSLDDFLAVAVEAAKSAGEIIRKGFHEKKLIEHKGQVDLVTETDKACEDLIFNHLKQHYPEHKFIGEETSAAFGTAELTDQPTWIVDPLDGTTNFVHGFPFVCVSIGLTIGKVPTVGVVYNPIINELFTGIRGQGAFLNGKCIKASSQTELVKSLLATEVGTTRDKSTVDTTTNRINSLIFKVRSLRMSGSCALNLCGIACGRLDLCYEFGFGGPWDVAGGAVIVQEAGGLVFDPLGGDFDIMSRRVAATNAYLKDLLVNALKEAE from the exons ATGGCGGAAAACT ATTCGCTTGACGACTTCCTCGCCGTCGCCGTTGAAGCTGCAAAAAGCGCCGGAGAG ataATTCGGAAAGGATTTCACGAGAAGAAGCTGATTGAGCACAAAGGCCag GTGGATTTGGTCACAGAAACTGATAAAGCCTGTGAAGATCTCATATTTAATCATCTTAAGCAGCATTATCCCGAACACAAG TTCATAGGTGAAGAAACTTCAGCTGCCTTTGGTACTGCAGAGCTGACTGACCAGCCTACATGGATTGTCGACCCTCTTGACGGAACAACTAATTTTGTTCACGG GTTTCCTTTTGTGTGTGTATCGATTGGTCTTACAATTGGAAAGGTTCCTACCGTTGGTGTCGTTTACAACCCTATAATCAATGAG CTCTTCACTGGCATTCGTGGACAGGGTGCTTTCCTAAATGGAAAATGCATAAAAG CATCTTCGCAAACTGAGTTGGTTAAGTCTCTCCTCGCAACAGAG GTCGGAACAACGCGTGATAAATCAACAGTGGATACCACCACAAATAGAATTAacagcttgattttcaag GTGAGGTCCCTTAGGATGAGCGGCTCATGTGCTTTGAACCTCTGCGGCATCGCGTGCGGGAGGCTTGATCTCTGCTACGAGTTTGGATTCGGCGGCCCTTG GGATGTTGCTGGTGGTGCTGTGATCGTTCAAGAAGCAGGCGGTCTAGTGTTTGATCC ATTGGGTGGAGATTTTGACATCATGTCGAGGAGAGTAGCAGCGACGAATGCTTATCTCAAGGACCTCCTTGTCAATGCACTAAAGGAAGCCGAGTAG
- the LOC131219546 gene encoding putative MO25-like protein At5g47540: protein MKGLFKPKPRTPTEIVRQTRDLLVYFNLGSNSREISASKREEKMAELCKLIRELKAILYGNSESEPVAEACVQLAQEFFREDTLRLLIICLPKLNLEARKDATQVVANLQRQQVHSRLIASDYLEANKDLMDHLVSGYENMDMALHYGSMLRECIRHQSIARYVLESEHMKKFFDYIQLPNFDIASDASATFKELLTRHKSTVAEFLTNNYDWFFAEFNSRLLESSNYITRRQAVKLLRDMLLDRSNSDVMARYASSKDNLRILMNLLRESSKNIQIDAFYLFKGLFAGNENNQPEIVSILIANRSKLLRFLSDFKLDKEDEQFEADKALVVSQISAMEPRDNP from the exons ATGAAGGGCTTGTTCAAACCCAAGCCGAGGACGCCGACCGAGATCGTCCGCCAGACCCGTGACCTCCTTGTCTACTTCAACCTTGGCTCCAATTCACGTGAGATTTCCGCGTCGAAACGGGAGGAGAAG ATGGCAGAATTATGTAAACTCATCCGGGAGTTAAAGGCTATTCTATATGGCAATAGCGAATCAGAGCCAGTCGCAGAAGCTTGTGTGCAGTTGGCTCAGGAGTTCTTCAGAGAGGACACACTACGTCTTCTAATCATTTGTCTCCCGAAATTGAACTTGGAG GCCCGCAAAGATGCAACTCAAGTTGTTGCCAATTTGCAAAGGCAACAGGTTCATTCCCGATTGATTGCTTCTGATTACCTGGAAGCAAACAAAGATCTTATGGATCATTTGGTATCCGG GTATGAAAATATGGACATGGCGTTACATTATGGTTCAATGTTGAGGGAATGCATCCGTCATCAGAGCATAGCCAG GTATGTCTTGGAGTCTGAGCACATGAAGAAGTTTTTCGATTATATACAGCTGCCGAACTTTGACATTGCATCAGATGCCTCTGCAACTTTTAAG GAGCTTTTGACAAGGCATAAATCAACGGTAgctgaatttcttacaaacaatTATGACTGG TTTTTTGCAGAATTTAACTCGAGACTGCTAGAGTCTAGCAACTACATCACCAGACGTCAAGCTGTCAAG CTTTTGCGTGACATGCTACTGGATCGTTCCAATTCTGATGTCATGGCGCGGTATGCGAGCTCAAAAGATAACTTGAGGATCCTAATGAATCTTCTGCGG GAATCGAGCAAGAACATCCAAATCGATGCATTTTATTTGTTCAAG GGGCTATTTGCAGGTAACGAGAACAACCAGCCTGAGATTGTCAGCATACTCATTGCAAACAGGAGCAAGCTTCTTCGTTTCCTCAGCGACTTCAAGCTTGATAAAG AGGACGAGCAGTTTGAGGCCGATAAAGCTTTGGTTGttagtcaaatttcagccatggAACCCAGGGACAATCCATGA